Genomic DNA from Comamonas resistens:
TTGAGCACCTTGCCGGATGTGTCGCCCTTGACGGCGGGCTCGGTCCAGGTGATTTCGCGCACGATGGTGGTGGGCAGTTCGACGGAGATGGCCTTGCCGTCGTAGAACACCACTTCGGCAGTCATGCCGTCTTCCAGGTAGTTCAGTGCGTCAGCCATGTTTTCGGCTTCGACTTCATACTGGTTGAACTCTTCGTCCATCCACACGTACATGGGGTCGGCGAAGTAGGAGTAGGTGCAATCCTTCTTGTCCAGGATCACGTTGTCGATCTTGTCGTCGGCCTTGAACACGTTTTCCGTGCCGAAATTGCCGATCAGGCTCTTGAGCTTCATGCGCACGGTAGCAGCGCCACGGCCGCCACGAGCGTATTCGGTCTTCAGAACGATCATGGGGTCCTTGCCGAACA
This window encodes:
- the efp gene encoding elongation factor P, with the protein product MKIAQEIRAGNVIMFGKDPMIVLKTEYARGGRGAATVRMKLKSLIGNFGTENVFKADDKIDNVILDKKDCTYSYFADPMYVWMDEEFNQYEVEAENMADALNYLEDGMTAEVVFYDGKAISVELPTTIVREITWTEPAVKGDTSGKVLKPAKIATGFEVAVPLFVSQEDKIEIDTRTGEYRKRV